A stretch of DNA from Pseudomonas sp. HN11:
CCGGGCTTGATCACACGGTTCCACACATCGAAGGCCACGGCCTTGTGTTCGGTTTCCTCCAGGGCGTGCCAGTACCACATCTGTTGGTAGCCTTTGAGCGAATTGCCGAAGCGTGAAGGATCACTCAAGAGTATTTCCGCAAGCATCGCGGTGTAGTGTTCGAGCGCAATAGTCACCGCCAGGTTGAACGACGGCGGCAGGTGTTTTTTCTGCAGATCGAGGATGAATTTCAACCGGCGATCCAAGGTGTGCGCGGGCAGCCCCGCGGCTTGCAGCAGGTCGTTGTAGGCCACGTGCTCGCGGCTGTGCATGGCTTCCTGGCCGATGAATCCCTGGATCTCTTTTTTCAGCTGCGGGTCGTCGATGCGCTGGCGGTAATGGCGCACGCTGTCCATGAAAAACAGCTCGCCCTGGGGAAACAGCAGCGACAGGGCATTGAAGAAATGTGTGATGAACGGGCCCTGTTCATGCCAGTCCTTGATACGTTCGGCGGGTAGGCTAAAACGGATGTCACGGCGAATCGGCAACATAGTGCGTGCTCCTGTTCAGAGGCGAGGCTCGTCGTTGGTTTCGTACACGGGCGTGCGTGGTTTTGGCGCCATGCGTTTGCTGGCGAACACCACCAGCGCTTGATAGGCCGCGGGCAGGCAGCGAGCCAGCAGGTCGAGGAAATACGCGTCGCGGCCGATCAACACACGGCGTTTGTTCTTGCGTACGCCGTGCAGGATCACCTTGGCCGCCTGGTCAGCGTCGGTGATGAACAGCTTCTCGAAGTCGGCGCGGGCTTGCTGTTCGCTGTGGATCAGGAAGCCCGTCATGTTCGCGTCGATACGGCTGCTGCGGCAGATGTCGGTGCGGATGCCGCCGGGGTGCACGCAGGTGGCCGACACGCCGCAGCGCTGCATGTCCAGTTCCTGGCGCAGGGATTCGGTAAAACCGCGCACTGCGAACTTGGTGGCGTTGTAGCCGCTCATGCCCGGTTGGGCGAACAGGCCGAACACACTGGACGTGTTGATCACGTGACCATCACCGCACGCTTTCAAGTAGGGCAGGAACGCTTTGGTGCCGTGGACCACGCCCCAAAAGTTGATGCCGACGATCCATTCCAGGTCGGCGTAGTCCACACCTTCTACCGTACTCGACAGGGCCACCCCGGCATTGTTGAATACCAGATTGACCTGGCCATGTTCGGCAACGCAACGCGCGGCCCAGTCCTCCATGGCCTGACGGTCGGAAACATCGAGCACCTGGGTGGTAACGGACACGGGCGCCAGGGTTGAGGCCTTGATCAGCGCCAGGGTTTGCTCCAGCCCCTGGGTGTTTTTGTCCGCCAGGGCCAGATGACAGCCTTCCCGTGCGAGGGCCAGGGCCAGTGCGCGGCCCATGCCGGACGCTGCACCGGTTATCGCCGCTACGCGGCCGTTGAATGATTTCATGACAGGCTGCCTTCTGCAGTGGAGTGAGGCGTCGGTACAGGGCGTTCAGGCGCATGGGCCGGCAACAGATTGGTCACATAGTCCTTCAGCGCAAACTGCCGGGTGACCTGCTTGAAACGCCAGGTCGAGCCGGGCCACAGGGTGGTGTTTTTGCCGGTGCGGGGATCGAGATACCAGCTCTGGCAGCCACCGGTGTTCCAGATGGTGCGCTTGAGCTGGTCTTGCAACCGTTGGTTGTAGGCGCTTTCCACCGTGGATTTGACCTCCACGCTCGCGATGCGATGCCGTTGCATTTGCTGGAGAGCGTCGAGGATGTAGGTCACCTGGGCTTCGATCATAAGGATCATCGAGTTATGCCCAAGGCCGGTGTTGGGGCCGACGATCAGGAACAGGTTGGGGTAGCCGGGTACCGTCGTGCCCTTGTAGGCGTGTGCGCCGTTTTGCCAGGTGTCCATCAGGTCCACGCCGCCGTTGCCGATGATGCAGTCGCGGGGCAGGGGATCCGTGGCCTGGAAGCCGGTGCCGAAGATCAAACAGTCAGCCGGGTGCTTGATGCCGTCGGCCGTAATCACGCCGTCGGCTTCGATGCGCAGCACGTTGTCGGTGACCACCGTGACATTGCTGCGAGACAACGCCGGGTAGTAGTCATTGGAAATCAGCACGCGCTTGCAGCCAATGGTGTAGTCCGGAGTCAGGGTCTTGCGCAGGGAAGGGCGCGCCACTTGTTTGTGCAAGTGGCGCAGGGCGATCTTCTGCACCATTTTCATCAGCCTTGGGTGCAGGGAAAAGCCAACCACGCGGCCTTCCAGCGCCCAGTAGAAGGCGCTGCGCACCAGGCGTTGGGTAAAGGGCAGATGCTTGAACAGCCAGCGTTCAACGGGTGAAATCGCCCGGTCGGGCTTGGGCATGATCCATGGCGGGGTGCGTTGGAACAGGTCCAGGTGAGCCACCTGCGGCGCAATCTGCGGCACAAACTGAATGGCACTGGCGCCGGTGCCGATCACCGCCACGCGTTTACCTTTCAAGGGATAGTCGTGGTCCCACTGTTGGGAGTGGAAGCGTTTTCCCTTGAAGCGGTCCAGCCCTGGGATATCCGGCAGCGCCGGCCGCGACAAACCGCCCATGCCCGACACCAGCACCCGCGCACTGACCTGGCGACCGTCCTTGAAGCTCAACTGCCAGCGTTGTTGCGCTTCATCGAACACTGCGCGCTCAAGGCCCATGCCGAAACGCAGGTAGGGCGCCAGCTCAAAGCGCGCAGCGCATTGCTCCAGGTACGCACGGATCTCCGCTTGCGGCGCGAACTGGCGCGTCCAGTCCGGGTTGGGCGCAAAGGAAAAGGAATACACATGGGACTGCACATCGCAGGCGCAGCCCGGGTAGTGGTTGTCCCGCCACGTGCCGCCGAGGGTGTCGGCCTGCTCGGCGATAAAGAAGTCGGTAAACCCGGCTTCCTTGAGCTTGATCGCCATGCACAGGCCGGCAAAGCCGGAGCCGATGATGGCGATGTCGATTGAATCACTCTGGGCGTTCATAAGCAGTCCTTCGTGGGCATCGGGTGTGCTCCTTTCTTGTTGTGTCTTTTAGATAGAACACCATTGCAAAGAAAAATTGAATTACTTATTTTAAAAAAGATTTTAAATAATCTACCTGAAAATATCGCCTACGCTAGTTCCAGGTCTCTCATGCGCGACTTGTCCGACGGACAGCCGCGGTGCTCAGGTCCAGGGTATGGGCGATAGCTGAGGCCTTGATCAATACCGGTCGGGTCGACAGCAGCAGGGATGCAGAGGACCGATCTATGGCTGTCGAATGGGTTATCGCTGCGGCTGTTTTCATGGGCGCGAGCGCCGTTTTATGGGGGGTCAGCGCGTGGATGACACGACGCATTGAAGCCGCCGTTCCGAACAACGGGCGCTTTGTGGAGGTGGATGGCGAGCGCTTTCATTATTACGAGGAAGGCAAGGGCCCGCCGCTGGTGATGATTCACGGGCTGATGGGCAGCAGTCGCAACCTGACTTATGCGTTGTCCGGGCAATTGCGTGAACACTTTCGCGTCATCACCCTCGACCGTCCGGGGTCGGGTTATTCCACGCGTCACAAAGGCACCGCCGCGGACTTGCCCGCCCAGGCGCGGCAAGTCGCGGCTTTCATTAATACGCTGGGCCTGGACAAACCGCTGGTGCTGGGGCATTCCCTCGGCGGGGCGATTTCGTTGGCGCTGGCACTTGACCATCCCCATGCTGTATCGGCCCTGGTATTGGTGGCGCCACTGACTCATCCCCAACCCACATTGCCCCTGGTGTTCTGGTCGCTGGCTGTACGACCGGCCTGGCTACGTCGCTGGGTATCGCACACATTGACGGTCCCCATAGGGCTGTTGACGCGGCGTTCGGTGGTCAAGGGCGTGTTCGCCCCAGACATTGCCCCCGAAGATTTCGCCACGCGGGGAGGCGGGCTGCTGGGCATGCGACCCGACAATTTCTATGCCGCGTCCAGCGAGATTGCCTTGGTCAACGATTACCTGCCCGAGATGGTCAAGCGCTATCCGCAACTGACGCTGCCCGTCAGTCTGATCTATGGCGCGCGTGACAATGTCCTGGACTTTCGCAAACACGGCCAGGCCCTGGCCGACAAGGTCCCGGGCTTGAAGCTACAGGTGGTGGAGGGGCGCGGTCATATGCTGCCGATCACCGCCACCGCACGGGTGGTGGAGGCGGTGCAGCAGGTGGCCAAGCGAGCGCGCCCGCTGCAAAGCGCCGCCATCCTGCACCCGCCATTTGCCCTGGCGAACAAATAATCGTGGCCTTCAATGCGGCG
This window harbors:
- a CDS encoding alpha/beta fold hydrolase, translated to MAVEWVIAAAVFMGASAVLWGVSAWMTRRIEAAVPNNGRFVEVDGERFHYYEEGKGPPLVMIHGLMGSSRNLTYALSGQLREHFRVITLDRPGSGYSTRHKGTAADLPAQARQVAAFINTLGLDKPLVLGHSLGGAISLALALDHPHAVSALVLVAPLTHPQPTLPLVFWSLAVRPAWLRRWVSHTLTVPIGLLTRRSVVKGVFAPDIAPEDFATRGGGLLGMRPDNFYAASSEIALVNDYLPEMVKRYPQLTLPVSLIYGARDNVLDFRKHGQALADKVPGLKLQVVEGRGHMLPITATARVVEAVQQVAKRARPLQSAAILHPPFALANK
- a CDS encoding flavin-containing monooxygenase gives rise to the protein MNAQSDSIDIAIIGSGFAGLCMAIKLKEAGFTDFFIAEQADTLGGTWRDNHYPGCACDVQSHVYSFSFAPNPDWTRQFAPQAEIRAYLEQCAARFELAPYLRFGMGLERAVFDEAQQRWQLSFKDGRQVSARVLVSGMGGLSRPALPDIPGLDRFKGKRFHSQQWDHDYPLKGKRVAVIGTGASAIQFVPQIAPQVAHLDLFQRTPPWIMPKPDRAISPVERWLFKHLPFTQRLVRSAFYWALEGRVVGFSLHPRLMKMVQKIALRHLHKQVARPSLRKTLTPDYTIGCKRVLISNDYYPALSRSNVTVVTDNVLRIEADGVITADGIKHPADCLIFGTGFQATDPLPRDCIIGNGGVDLMDTWQNGAHAYKGTTVPGYPNLFLIVGPNTGLGHNSMILMIEAQVTYILDALQQMQRHRIASVEVKSTVESAYNQRLQDQLKRTIWNTGGCQSWYLDPRTGKNTTLWPGSTWRFKQVTRQFALKDYVTNLLPAHAPERPVPTPHSTAEGSLS
- a CDS encoding SDR family NAD(P)-dependent oxidoreductase; translated protein: MKSFNGRVAAITGAASGMGRALALALAREGCHLALADKNTQGLEQTLALIKASTLAPVSVTTQVLDVSDRQAMEDWAARCVAEHGQVNLVFNNAGVALSSTVEGVDYADLEWIVGINFWGVVHGTKAFLPYLKACGDGHVINTSSVFGLFAQPGMSGYNATKFAVRGFTESLRQELDMQRCGVSATCVHPGGIRTDICRSSRIDANMTGFLIHSEQQARADFEKLFITDADQAAKVILHGVRKNKRRVLIGRDAYFLDLLARCLPAAYQALVVFASKRMAPKPRTPVYETNDEPRL
- a CDS encoding metal-dependent hydrolase, whose protein sequence is MLPIRRDIRFSLPAERIKDWHEQGPFITHFFNALSLLFPQGELFFMDSVRHYRQRIDDPQLKKEIQGFIGQEAMHSREHVAYNDLLQAAGLPAHTLDRRLKFILDLQKKHLPPSFNLAVTIALEHYTAMLAEILLSDPSRFGNSLKGYQQMWYWHALEETEHKAVAFDVWNRVIKPGPKRYLLRTGTMLTTTLFFWLVVFDFHLRLLIADRKSGGHLKGFWRMLKFLYGPKGVFPRMLVPWLHYFKPGFHPWDHDNRARLAGIDSLVEAIEQAQRGY